The region GTGGATCCAAGTGTCGTATTTGTCGATTCTACTCATGTGAAGGCGAGTGCGAACAAAAGAAAATTCACAACAGAAATGGCAGAAGTGGAAGCGAAAGCTTATCAAGATGAATTAGAAAAAGAAATTGAGCGAGATCGCATCGCTCATGGGAAATCCCCACTACCGCCAGAAAATGATAAAAAAAAACGAGAAATCAAAGTCAGTAAAACAGATCCAGACAGTGGGATGTTTGTGAAAAATGAACGTGAACGGGTATTTGCTTACTCTTATCACACCGCTTGTGACCGACATGGTTGGATATTACACACGTATGTCACTGCCGCCAATGTTCATGATAGCCAAGCGTTTTTTGAACTGTTTGAGCGAGTGAAGCAAGAAATCAAAGGATGCCCAACAGATGTGTGCATCGATGCCGGATATAAAACGCCAGCGATTGCGAAATACCTATTAGAACAAGAGATCCATCCGATTTGGCCATATACTCGTCCAAAGACGAAAGATGGGTTCTTCCGAAAATCTGAATTTGCATATGACGAACATTTTGACTGTTACCTTTGTCCCAATCACCAAGTGTTATCTTATTCAACAACGAATCGGGAAGGCTATCGGGAGTATAAATCAGATCCATCCATCTGTCAGGGATGTCCATCCCTTCAAAAGTGTACAGCAAGCAAAAATCATACGAAAGTCGTGACACGCCATGTTTGGCAAGAGTATTACGAAGAAGCCGAACATTTACGATATGTACCAGAACATCGCGAGTTGTATGAATTAAGGAAACAGACGATTGAACGGAATTTTGCAGATTTAAAAGAGAAGCATGGTCTGCGCTGGACGAATTACCGAGGATTGGAAAGAAACCAGATGCAGGCGATGCTTGTTTGTGCTGCGATGAATTTAAAGAAATTGGCGAACTACTTGTGGAGAAAGGGCCTCTCCTTTCTGTATGTATTCGAGTATGCATCTATTTTGGTTCGTTCATCAAGAAAAACAACCTTAAAAATGGAACAAAATGGTTATAAGACAACTGTCTTATAACCATTTTGTCAACAGTCTGACAGAAGGATCAATGAAAGATCCTTCTGGGGAATTTTAAACCGGCGATTTTGGGGAAAAAATAATCGGCCTTGACAGTATTAAATGATCATGTTTGAAAAAATGATTAAGATTAATAACTATTTTTCGATAAATAATGTAATCGTCCATGATATAAGAGGATGGATGACTAGAAAGGAGGGAGCCTTTTGGAAATCGCGCTTTTCCTCCCATAAGCTGTACTTTCCAGATGCTCTTTAGGCTAATCCGTCGGCAAAAGTATAGTATCAAGACTAGGGATGATGCCAAACAGCCAAGTCCAACTGTCGCCGTGGAAAGTCAAATGATCGAAAGGTGAAAGTGCCTTTGACAGGGCTAATCACAATGAACATGACGAC is a window of Geobacillus kaustophilus DNA encoding:
- a CDS encoding IS1182 family transposase produces the protein MLQRYQEDRRHIETTVKIDDLVPEDHLVRKLEKAIDFSFIYNMVKDLYSPNHGRPSLDPVVLFKMYLIRYIFGIRSMRETVEQIRTNVAYRWFLGLSLHDPVPHHSTPSKNYTRRFAGTDVFQKIFSRILEEAFQHGLVDPSVVFVDSTHVKASANKRKFTTEMAEVEAKAYQDELEKEIERDRIAHGKSPLPPENDKKKREIKVSKTDPDSGMFVKNERERVFAYSYHTACDRHGWILHTYVTAANVHDSQAFFELFERVKQEIKGCPTDVCIDAGYKTPAIAKYLLEQEIHPIWPYTRPKTKDGFFRKSEFAYDEHFDCYLCPNHQVLSYSTTNREGYREYKSDPSICQGCPSLQKCTASKNHTKVVTRHVWQEYYEEAEHLRYVPEHRELYELRKQTIERNFADLKEKHGLRWTNYRGLERNQMQAMLVCAAMNLKKLANYLWRKGLSFLYVFEYASILVRSSRKTTLKMEQNGYKTTVL